A genomic region of Amphiura filiformis chromosome 6, Afil_fr2py, whole genome shotgun sequence contains the following coding sequences:
- the LOC140154422 gene encoding craniofacial development protein 2-like, with the protein MCLMRKSQKNTYMLLYKSIKQVPAHNFLMVMGDFNARVGKEHYKFPYHDSTNRNGELLHTLAIENELEIANVSFCKKKSRLWTCTLPSGFKAQLDYILVCRKWRNSILNCCTYNSFASIGSDHRVVTAKLRLSLRSNGKTPPRKIRYNWKVLAQDTQLQDMYAVKVRNIIQCSAT; encoded by the coding sequence ATGTGTCTGATGAGAAAGAGTCAGAAGAACACATATATGCTACTTTACAAGTCCATCAAACAAGTTCCAGCTCACAACTTCCTTATGGTAATGGGCGACTTCAATGCAAGAGTTGGCAAAGAGCACTACAAATTCCCCTACCATGATTCTACCAACAGAAATGGAGAATTGCTGCACACGCTGGCAATAGAGAATGAACTGGAAATAGCAAATGTGAGCTTCTGCAAGAAAAAATCCAGATTATGGACATGTACATTACCATCTGGTTTTAAGGCACAACTTGACTACATCCTTGTATGCAGGAAGTGGAGGAATAGCATTCTCAATTGTTGCACCTACAACTCCTTCGCAAGTATTGGATCGGATCACCGTGTTGTTACAGCAAAACTACGTCTCAGCTTGAGATCGAATGGCAAGACACCACCACGGAAGATCAGGTACAACTGGAAGGTTTTGGCACAAGACACACAACTACAAGACATGTATGCTGTTAAAGTACGGAATATTATTCAGTGCTCTGCAACATGA